In Paenibacillus algicola, a genomic segment contains:
- the yajC gene encoding preprotein translocase subunit YajC — protein sequence MFQLASGETAQGGLIGLILPFVLMFVIFYFLLIRPQQKKQKTRNAMLSALKKGDKVVTIGGLHGTIVEITDDIVVLKVNDVTKLTFDRSSISHSVSQASEA from the coding sequence ATGTTTCAATTAGCAAGTGGAGAAACGGCTCAAGGTGGTTTGATCGGCTTGATTCTGCCTTTCGTATTGATGTTTGTGATCTTTTACTTCCTGTTGATTCGTCCTCAGCAGAAGAAGCAGAAGACCCGCAACGCAATGCTTAGCGCATTGAAGAAGGGGGATAAGGTCGTAACGATCGGAGGCCTTCACGGAACGATTGTAGAGATTACGGATGATATCGTGGTCTTGAAGGTGAATGACGTCACGAAGCTTACTTTTGACCGGAGCTCCATCAGCCACAGTGTAAGTCAGGCTTCAGAGGCGTAA
- a CDS encoding SpoIID/LytB domain-containing protein: MSRSNWKVRALKAALKIMLAGAVMSTVWTAAPQAQVQAASMDSIRVALFLDLGSKYKSTVPAVTISSQEALTASFVTPNANIQAAALNAGEQTRLSSNSYRVKVMESKDWTVIAEAVKKLQATVDKPVVFSSYTEQGKVYQLYTGMYASEQAAKEAAARTALAAAVYLKGQIPSAKGSMHLTTGSLASEADAEAMVRALQYNGVDAFKAIVPAGEGVSYEAWAGEAVNEAELSALQSSVSKTAITMVPTGNHPVGLILREDAGLDAAAPQSMVHYMISGPGSKLWLAGTGAGINVKERSGRTYRGSMEAGSKNGQLYLVNTVPFEQYLYSVVGAEVPSSWSMEALKAQAVAARSYALYQGLRFEVAHVVDTVLTQAYNGISSEAERTTAAVNATAGEVLMSGGSIVEAVFSSNSGGVTADPSEVWNSGNNLFAAVESPGDASAQAALKKWYAILLPSGQTGYVREDNVKETGSTLSGLKTMTVTANSTNVRPLPMIQSSVQPLTQMNPGQTAIVLDIVSESGSYDWVRGPFTSEQLLGSLKGRTSTSLPSVITSLEVTGRGPSGRVTELTLNGQALKVSYPDMFRSALGGLPSTMFDIEPTGSYTVLGANGAASASSSTPLTILGADQAKRPAAAGMIIMNGAGKSRALESGQGFRFVGKGNGHGLGLSQWGAKGMADEGYDYKQILQHYYRNTTIVKD, translated from the coding sequence ATGAGCAGGAGTAACTGGAAAGTAAGAGCGCTGAAGGCTGCGCTAAAAATCATGCTGGCCGGTGCAGTCATGAGTACAGTCTGGACGGCAGCCCCTCAAGCACAGGTGCAGGCTGCCAGCATGGACAGCATCCGTGTCGCCTTGTTTCTGGATTTGGGGAGCAAATATAAATCAACGGTCCCGGCCGTAACGATCAGCTCGCAGGAGGCGTTGACAGCATCCTTTGTTACCCCTAATGCTAATATCCAGGCTGCTGCGCTTAACGCCGGAGAGCAGACTCGCCTTAGCAGCAATTCTTACCGTGTTAAGGTGATGGAATCCAAGGATTGGACAGTTATCGCGGAAGCCGTAAAGAAGCTGCAGGCAACCGTTGATAAGCCTGTAGTGTTCAGCTCCTATACCGAGCAAGGAAAAGTCTACCAGCTGTATACAGGAATGTATGCTTCAGAGCAGGCAGCCAAGGAAGCGGCGGCAAGAACCGCACTGGCTGCAGCAGTGTATCTCAAGGGCCAAATTCCGTCTGCAAAAGGCAGCATGCACCTGACGACAGGTTCTCTTGCTTCAGAAGCTGATGCAGAAGCGATGGTACGTGCCCTGCAGTATAATGGAGTAGATGCATTTAAGGCTATCGTTCCTGCCGGAGAAGGTGTGAGCTATGAAGCCTGGGCGGGTGAGGCTGTAAATGAAGCTGAGCTCAGTGCGCTCCAGAGCTCGGTCTCGAAGACGGCTATCACCATGGTGCCGACAGGGAACCATCCCGTCGGCCTGATCCTGCGGGAGGATGCAGGGCTGGATGCAGCTGCACCGCAAAGTATGGTGCATTACATGATATCAGGCCCCGGCTCCAAGCTGTGGCTTGCTGGCACAGGGGCTGGAATAAACGTCAAGGAGCGTTCCGGAAGAACCTACCGCGGCAGCATGGAGGCCGGCAGCAAGAATGGGCAGCTGTATCTCGTAAATACGGTGCCGTTTGAACAATATTTGTACTCGGTGGTGGGAGCAGAGGTTCCTTCCAGCTGGTCTATGGAGGCGCTTAAGGCACAGGCTGTGGCTGCTCGAAGCTATGCCCTGTATCAGGGGCTGCGATTTGAGGTGGCGCATGTTGTAGACACCGTATTGACACAAGCCTATAACGGGATTAGCTCAGAGGCTGAACGAACGACAGCAGCGGTTAACGCTACAGCGGGGGAAGTCCTGATGAGCGGCGGCAGTATTGTTGAAGCGGTTTTTTCATCCAATAGCGGAGGTGTCACGGCCGATCCTTCTGAGGTGTGGAACAGCGGCAACAATCTCTTCGCAGCGGTAGAAAGTCCGGGCGATGCTTCAGCGCAGGCAGCGCTGAAGAAATGGTATGCCATTTTGCTGCCAAGCGGACAGACGGGATACGTGCGTGAAGATAATGTGAAGGAAACGGGAAGCACGCTGTCCGGCTTGAAAACGATGACGGTCACGGCGAATTCCACCAACGTCCGGCCACTTCCGATGATTCAGTCTTCAGTGCAGCCATTGACTCAAATGAATCCGGGTCAGACTGCCATCGTTCTGGATATCGTCTCTGAATCCGGCAGCTACGACTGGGTGCGAGGACCCTTTACGTCGGAGCAGCTGCTGGGAAGTCTCAAGGGCAGGACGTCCACATCTTTGCCTTCCGTTATTACATCGTTGGAGGTTACAGGTCGGGGGCCTTCCGGAAGAGTGACGGAGCTGACCTTGAACGGTCAGGCTTTAAAGGTCAGCTATCCGGATATGTTCCGCTCGGCGCTGGGAGGCTTGCCAAGCACAATGTTTGATATTGAGCCAACCGGCAGTTATACTGTATTGGGCGCAAACGGCGCTGCTTCCGCTTCAAGCTCTACGCCGCTGACCATTCTTGGTGCAGATCAGGCGAAGCGACCGGCAGCAGCCGGCATGATTATTATGAACGGAGCCGGTAAATCCCGCGCTTTGGAGAGCGGCCAGGGATTTCGTTTTGTAGGCAAGGGCAATGGCCATGGATTGGGCCTCTCTCAATGGGGAGCAAAGGGCATGGCGGATGAAGGGTATGATTACAAACAGATTTTGCAACACTATTACCGCAATACCACTATAGTTAAGGACTGA
- the tgt gene encoding tRNA guanosine(34) transglycosylase Tgt yields the protein MTAAVTYEHIKTCKQSGARLGRVHTPHGVIDTPTFMPVGTLATVKTMSPEELKAMEAQIILSNTYHLFLRPGHDIVQAAGGLHKFMNWDRPILTDSGGFQVFSLAEMRKITEEGVHFRSHLNGDKLFLSPEVAMEIQNALGSDIMMAFDECPPFPAEYEYVKKSTERTSRWAERCLKSHARPQDQALFAIVQGGMHEDLRVQSARDLTSMDFPGYAIGGLSVGESKQLMYEVLDYTVPLLPENKPRYLMGVGSPDALLEGSIRGVDMFDCVLPTRIARNGTTMTSQGRLVVRNAQYARDFGPLDPECDCYTCRNYSRAYLRHLIKSDETFGLRLTTYHNLHFLINLMKNVRESIMEDRLLDFRDEFFDKYGLHNNEKGF from the coding sequence ATGACAGCAGCAGTGACATACGAACATATTAAAACTTGCAAGCAATCGGGGGCCAGACTGGGACGGGTACATACTCCCCACGGCGTAATCGATACCCCGACCTTTATGCCTGTGGGTACGCTGGCGACGGTAAAGACCATGAGTCCGGAAGAGCTAAAGGCCATGGAGGCCCAGATCATATTAAGCAACACGTATCATCTGTTTCTGCGACCGGGACATGACATCGTTCAGGCAGCGGGCGGACTTCACAAATTCATGAATTGGGATCGGCCGATCCTGACAGACAGCGGTGGCTTCCAGGTATTCAGTCTGGCGGAAATGCGGAAGATTACAGAGGAGGGCGTACATTTCCGCTCCCATCTGAATGGAGACAAGCTGTTTCTGTCCCCGGAGGTCGCGATGGAAATCCAGAACGCTCTGGGATCAGACATTATGATGGCATTTGATGAATGCCCTCCGTTTCCAGCCGAGTACGAATATGTCAAGAAATCCACAGAGCGGACCTCCCGCTGGGCGGAAAGATGCCTTAAGAGCCATGCCAGACCGCAGGATCAGGCACTATTTGCTATCGTTCAGGGGGGCATGCACGAAGACCTCCGCGTACAGAGCGCCCGGGATTTGACTTCCATGGATTTCCCGGGTTATGCTATTGGTGGACTTAGTGTGGGAGAATCCAAGCAATTGATGTATGAAGTGTTGGATTACACCGTGCCCCTGCTGCCAGAGAACAAGCCCCGCTACCTGATGGGTGTCGGCTCGCCTGATGCGCTGCTGGAAGGCTCGATCCGGGGTGTGGATATGTTCGACTGCGTGCTTCCGACGCGGATCGCCCGCAACGGGACGACCATGACAAGCCAAGGCCGTCTTGTCGTTCGCAATGCACAGTACGCAAGGGACTTTGGGCCGCTGGATCCGGAGTGTGACTGCTATACATGCCGTAACTACTCTCGTGCCTATCTCCGCCATTTAATCAAGAGTGACGAGACGTTCGGGCTTCGCCTGACGACGTATCACAATCTTCACTTCCTGATTAATCTGATGAAGAATGTGCGGGAGAGTATTATGGAAGACCGTTTGCTGGATTTCCGCGATGAGTTTTTTGACAAATACGGTCTGCATAACAACGAAAAAGGATTTTAA
- the queA gene encoding tRNA preQ1(34) S-adenosylmethionine ribosyltransferase-isomerase QueA: MNVDAYDFELPEELIAQTPLLERSSSRLLTLNKETGETTHEHFSSILEQLRPGDTLVLNDTKVIPARLFGVKEDTAAKAEVLLLKNLSGDTWEALVKPGKKLKTGSVIVFGDGQLRATIESEGDMGARTLTFSYEGIFQEILDALGQMPLPPYIKEKLEDKDRYQTVYAKNEGSAAAPTAGLHFTEDLLQNIRSKGVDIAFITLHVGLGTFRPMSVERVEDHVMHEEYYMISSETAAILNETKARGGRVVAVGTTSCRTLETAGNQFKGQPLEECSGWTDIFIYPGYEFQVVDALITNFHLPKSTLVMLVSALAGRDHIIAAYKEAVEQQYRFFSFGDAMFIF, translated from the coding sequence ATGAATGTCGATGCATATGATTTCGAGCTTCCGGAGGAGCTGATTGCGCAGACGCCTTTACTGGAGCGCAGCTCTTCCCGGCTGCTTACTTTGAATAAAGAAACGGGAGAAACCACCCATGAGCATTTCTCAAGTATCCTTGAACAACTGAGACCGGGCGATACCTTGGTACTGAATGATACGAAGGTTATTCCGGCGCGGCTGTTTGGGGTGAAGGAGGATACGGCAGCGAAGGCTGAAGTGCTGCTGCTGAAAAATTTGTCAGGTGATACCTGGGAAGCGCTCGTCAAGCCGGGCAAAAAGCTGAAGACCGGAAGCGTCATCGTGTTCGGAGACGGGCAGCTGCGGGCGACGATCGAATCGGAGGGAGATATGGGGGCGCGTACGCTCACCTTTTCCTATGAGGGGATTTTTCAGGAAATTCTGGATGCCTTGGGACAAATGCCGCTTCCTCCTTATATTAAAGAGAAGCTGGAGGATAAAGACCGGTATCAGACGGTATATGCGAAGAACGAAGGCTCCGCTGCCGCTCCGACCGCAGGGCTCCATTTTACAGAAGATCTGCTTCAGAATATTCGCAGCAAGGGAGTCGATATTGCTTTTATAACGCTGCATGTGGGTCTGGGCACCTTCCGTCCGATGTCTGTCGAGCGGGTCGAAGACCATGTGATGCACGAAGAGTACTACATGATCTCCTCGGAAACAGCGGCTATATTGAATGAGACGAAGGCGCGGGGCGGTAGAGTGGTGGCGGTCGGGACAACCTCCTGTCGCACTCTGGAAACGGCCGGAAATCAGTTCAAGGGACAGCCGCTGGAGGAATGCAGCGGCTGGACCGATATTTTTATATACCCCGGCTATGAATTTCAGGTTGTGGATGCACTCATTACGAACTTCCATCTGCCGAAATCCACGCTGGTTATGCTGGTCAGTGCGCTGGCAGGAAGAGATCATATTATTGCCGCTTACAAGGAAGCGGTAGAGCAGCAATACCGTTTCTTCAGCTTCGGTGATGCGATGTTTATTTTTTAA